AAGGTTGCGGGTCTTTGAAGCACGCCGGCGTGGACGTGGGGTGAGATCAATTacacaagaacaacaaacacagagaataaAGTGCCTTGACGTGCAGGACCTTTCCCACGATCCCGCAGCTCAGTGCTCGCCGAGCACCGGCCACATTCTGCGCTTTGTGAAACGGAACCTTGTCATACACCGTAGTGCACATTGTTGcaccaaacatttattttcatgccTGCGCAGCTTCCCCCTCACAGAGGGCAAGTCGATTCACTCGGTGTGCGGTTAATTTGTAGCTGGTATTCACTTCATTCATAAGCCCCATTCACGGCCCTCGGACCCCCCAAAGAAGGGGGTTTCTGTGCAGACCCCTCCCTTTCAGACAGAGCGGCGTCAGCATCGAACCAATACAATCAATGGCTGCACAGATCCATTACCTCGGGGTGGTTTCACGCTCACGTCTCTGCTGGGCATGCAGCTCGGTCCGGAGCCAGCGGAGgcacaaagaaacaggaaataaacgTGTTATTGCACTGAAatggaactgtgtgtgtgtgtgtgtgtgtgtgtgtgtgtgtgtgttcatttcagcagcacagacacagactgaggTTCTACCGTGTGACCTTTCACCTCATTTGACTGCAGCGCTCCTCCGGACCAGACAGATTCACCAGAAGTTGAGAACTAACATTTTCACAGTCGCTGTTGGCGATATTCTCATAATCGTGACTGAAACGTTGTGGAGCCCAGACCTTCGTCAAACAAGGGGGCCAACCCTCCTCGTCTACTATCTCAGTTCAGTTTATAACTGTCGGTCAACGCGTGTTCAAAAGTCCTGAGCTCAGTGGTTCACTCTCCACCCAGGAAACGGtcaatttgatttcattaaGACGCTTAACTCAATGTGCACTTATTACATTCCTCCTCATGTCACGGCCTTCATCCAAGTGTGCAGATCCTGCAGATGATataattaaattatataattgAAAATACATAGTTTATAGAAATCAActccactttttaaaataattcaaacataaacacatttgcCTTCTTTTGAAGTTTCTGttaagaagacttgaaactagagattgaaccacaaactccccagggaaatgttttactgacattatgaatcaagtgaggaggagagtcatcttctcatagagtcgccctctgctggtcagtacacagaatacaggcttcaggcagcCGCTGATTACGTCCATTTTTAATGACAGTCTTGCTGGTGATAGTCTTGTTTCCATACACTGTAGCCTCGGACGCTTCTGCTCCATGTGGCTGCGAGAACATTCCACATTTCCCACTAAACGtctgattaattttttttttcaaactgaatcACAGTATAACATTCTCCACGTCAGCTTGTTCCAGgttcaaacatttcacagatgTTATTTGATAATATTATAAACATGCTGAGCATCGTTTtatacacagatttttttttaaagatgcaaaCACAGTCTAATATTCGTCCTGGAAAAACTGAAAGTCATCTTAAATCTTGCATCTAAAAACACCCACTGTTccaattgtcttttttaaatgttgtgtaaAGACTCTGAGCCCGTGGGCCTGGAGCCGAGAGCCACAGACAGGTTTGGAAGTCAGGAAGCATTAACAGACAGAAGGTGAAAAGTTTTTGTCCTGTTgcctaaaaaaagagagaaaaaaaatagaacaacGCCAGACTTATCCTGTAATTTTGGAACCCCTGCTCTCTgtcaaagcagcagcacatgTGTGATGCATTTACGGTGCCGAGTGCCGAGGGGCCGTCTGCCAAACACTTTCGAGGACTTGTTTGAGGCTTTCTATTTCTATCCACTcttagattacattattttccaaaatatttccAGGGCATCGCACCACAACGGTGCGGATTAAACACAGAAGACTCTCCCCCTCCTTCGGGGGGGGGCTGCCCTCGGCCCCGGTCGTGTGTGTGAGGTTACACTGCAGCGAGAGAGGagctgtctctgtctctcatcccCACtctcagagaggaagtgagcaaATTAAATATAGAAGCTGGTGGGAGATCCACACGGGGCAGGCTGTCTGACaccaagggtgtgtgtgtgtgtgtgtgtgtgtgtgtgattgtgtgtgtgtgtgtgtgtgtgtgtgtgtgtgtgtgtgtgtgtccttagTATAAACCACATTCAGGTCCGCTTGGTGAggatctgcaccaaatctcacactCTCATAGAAGTCACTCCCGTAAATATGCCTGACTTGATGTTCTCCGAGAAGTCGGTGgatatgtaaaaacaaacaaaaaacccacccTCTATCTTATCTTTAAGAAAGTGATAAAGAAAtttggatctgcccctttgtccagaggTTCATTTGTCCATGTCTCATCCTTCAACCACGTTTTGATggaaatcctgctgacaaacagagtCTGGTGTAAAAAGGTATGAAGCTGCTTTTGATGGATGAAGGACGTCTGTCCGGAGGAGGCCAAAACCCCCGTCTCTGAGAAATTCtcatatataaatgaaatgcaacagCAAATCCATTTTGTAGGAAACATTATTGCAAATCCGTGATGGACTCAGCACCTGTCCAGGGTTCCACCCCGTCAGGTGGGATCGGCTCCGGCCCCGGGCGGCCCTCAAcaggatggatgatggatggatggacttcaTTACAACTGGGTTCGTTTTGCTTGATTCTGCACgaatcaataaaatattctAACACAAATTGATATGTTTTCCTCTAAAACATCGGAGCAGCACGACATCCACTCGCTCTATTAGACGGGTCAGTGGTTATGATCAGACTCGTGGTTCTGCTGAGGGGAAGACAGAAGAGTCCACTCCAGACACAACAATCTTTTTATTGACATTCGACCTACACCGCAATCTTTCACAAACCTGAACCGAGGCGCTGTTGTTGCCCGAGCCTGACCCCGGGCAGGATGCGAACCGCGGCCCCTGCTGTGACCGTGAGTCATTTGGTTTGTACGCCTGCCATCCACCACAAGCAGCTCTCAGCCAACTCCACTGCCGTTAATAAATGCAGCCTCTGATCATAATCCTGGCCAGCGACTGAGTCTTCTACAAAACACATGCGGATTAGTTCGGTACAGAAACATCATTTGCAGCAGCTGAACGGGACTTTTGTCCTCCTTACATTGTCTGTCTTCCACTCATGTCTCCATCTTCCACAAATATGGCCTCATATAAGAAAAGGCTGCTGTCGGATCACTGTGACCTTCGACCCGAGCTGTTCGCACTGTGACAGATCGGACACTTCTCTCTATGCTCGTCACTTCAGGTCACTTCTCCCGTCTCAATCCGACGGGTCGAGGCAAGCGCAGCCGTGGCGTGCATTCAAGGGGCGCAGGGAGGGGGGGTCGCCGCGGTGCCCACTTGTACCAGGGACGTTAGCGTCCAAGGGTTTCAGCACCTTGCCAGCGCGTCCGTCTCCAAGGCCCGAGATCACGAGTTTGAGCACAGTGTCATTCAGAACACGATGACCTGAAGCAACGCCAACATCCGGGAGCATTACATCACACGTATAGTCGCTGTGATCTTCAGAATACCTggaagattacattttttaagaatccctcttctttttgtctttctgtaatctcagttgaaaaaaaatgaaactagtTAATCCAGTAATACAAGTGGTTATAACATACACACAGTATACTACATCATGTATAGGATAGTaagatactgtatgttgtgcATTTGGCCAAGGTGTCACTGGAATCATAGCACACGTCTTTGCCTGATCCAGTCCTCTGCAGATGCGTCTAGACATCCCGCGGTAACCCTGACCAGGGGAGACGTCTGATCATGTGGCTGGAGGTCATAAACTTCCCACCTcggcgaggagaagaagaattccTCTGCGAGGTCGAGGAATGGAAGTGAATGGTGGAAGGAAAAGTAACGCCGTCCTCGAGGACGGGCTGTAAAAAACAGCCAGTGACTGGGAGGGAATGTGTAAAAACCACACTGGCCTGTACAAAAGCACAATGTTCTGGATTACACCTCATCCACTTACTGCCGTCCCCCCACCGGCACTGTCGAGGAACGAAAACACGCACAGATCATTTACACAAATTTGTTTAACTGCAAACTTAACAGTTTTTACAACAATACGTAAATGTACAGTGGTGATTCGACTCTCTCCGGCAGAGCAGACGCCGcaaagtgtgttttctgtcacagcGTGGcgtgtttacttcctgtggcagATACGACGGAAActgatggaagaaaaagaaaagaaaaaaacaaaaagacgtTGGCCTTTGAAAGGGACTGGAGTTGAACTCCGGTGGATCTGCAGTGGAATCCAGCCACCACACCCACAGGGGTCGGAGGTCACATTGCAACACAAGTCTCTCGTTGTCAGCCTCCTATAGGACTATCTGTCAAaggtaagaagaaaagaagaaaaacgtgGCTTCATAAACATCATAAATACTGTTTATATTATAATCAGATGTGAGATTGATGCAACGCCGCTgacggacagatagacagacagacagacaggttccagATCTAATTTCATCATCAGTTATTGACATGGCTTTTTAAACTGACACAGAGCGGgacttgtgttttcttgagggagggggggggggttcctttTATTGACAGTAGCAGCCCAACATCACTCATGCAGCATCATCTTCGTCGCTGCCGACCGCAGGGCGGAGGCTCCATCTGCTGGTCTCCAGGCTGCCACAGCGTCACACCACCGACGTGCACACAGAACATTAGACGTCAGCAAATCAtgctttgcagtgttttttattctgaTTCATCCAGAATACAACGTGTAGCAAtctgttgttaatgttattttaatatgtATCCTtctctgtgcttgtgtgcattTTAATCACTGGTAACTTGTGATGAAGTACTCTATGAATAAAAGTGAAACAGACTGAATTGTAAATTTCTTTTGTCCCATCAAGACAAATCTCGAGGAAACcttatttttcaaaacagcacATTCTGGCTCAAAACACCCCCAGCATCTTcatattttgttctttaaaagTATCCAAAGCTGGTCGATCTGGTTTCTCACACACGGATGTGGCTGCGGCAGCTGGTTGGACACAGTTCACTTCGAAGCCAACATGCCAAGTGTCCTTCTCTTGCACATGCTCCAGGCCCGTCTCAGCCAGAGGATGTTTGAGTTCTCACTAATCCACATAAAGAGAGCTCAGGTCATCTGTATCACTTTGGAACTACttcctaaacacacacacacacacaaacaccgaaCCCTAACTGACTACATTCATAACCTATGACCTTGGACATGGTTATTTTTCCAGTGTTGCGCAACGCgtttcacacacaacacacacatgatcatTCACAGCCATAGTGACACACCAACAGCTGTGTGTCGGTCTTTAGAGcacaaaatatgacaaagtGTCTGGGAGACGCATGGTTCCAACACCAACCCCAAAAATGGAACAAATAAAGGAAACTATTTTCAGATCAAAATAGGCCGCAGGCCGTTACCGGGCTTCGTAAAGCATTAAGACACCTTCCCTTTTTGGATATTTAATGTTATATCTCGGATTGATTCAAATTACCACTTTTGCATCACCATCAATTTACACTCAACAATCCATccaagtgaaaacatttttaggaatgaattcaaatcaaaacctcaaatctctcatttacaaaagcattttttttaaatatccttcATCTATAGTCTTAAAATAAGGGCCGTCGAAACCAGTCTTTGACTCATTTTCACGTCTTAGTTTTGCTTGTGTCAAAGACTCCGCTGCAGAGGACGGCCGACCCCGTCCTATACGAGCGAAATGAAAACTGTCAAGCCGGTCAGAAAGTGCATGTCGGATTGCGAAGGGGGGTTTCGGTTTCCATGCATTATCACCTCGTCTGCCAAGAGGAAACCAGTTTGTTTTCTTAGAGTTGCTGTGAAGAACCTCCAGCAAGTCCCTGTATTTCCTGAGCAAACTCTCTGCCAAACACTCAGAGGCAGGGAATGGGCCGGGGTATGGAGAGTGCAGAATCAATGGTCTTATTTTTGGCAAGGTCCACGGTTGCAGCATGCTGCAAACCACAGGCTTGTGAGTTCGTCCGCAAAGAGTATTTTTCCAAAGGAGGAGACGTTTCCAGAAAGGCTGGGATGATTTCCCATCACGCTCGCACACGAAcgttccctctctgtctgtgtcacagaCAACCTCTCGCAGTTTATCAAAAACCCAACGCTCATCGTGTCGGACGGGGGGCTTGTTCGGCCTGCGGAGGAGACTGTTCTGAAGTTCGCCTCCACCCAACCACAATCCTCTgggggaaataaaatgtgtgcTTGTTTCCTGCACTGCTCCCGTTATTCACCCGATAACGTAAATTACTTCCCGGATCGATAACCTCTGGCTCGTCTGATGCACTGTTGTACAGTTCCTATCTGCacattttttaaccaaacaATCACGGCTTTTAAAGACCAAGGGGCCGTATTGACAATAAAACATCTTCAAGCTACAGTATCTCCTACTGATAGAGATAAAGGCCCCGTCTCTACCTGACGAGACATGAGAGACCGATATGTCTTTGACCTTGACTACCGACCGTAGTCCCCCCTAGTGCTAATGCAAAGGAGGCTTTGAATGAACGACACCATGTGATCGGAGAGCATTGGCTTCTTCATATTGGAGGATTTCAAACATGCCAACCTCAGGACAGGCCTGCCTATGTTTTACCTGGACATAGAATCTACAACCGGGGGGACGACCGCCCCATCGCAGTGACACCACCTACAGTACGAGGCTGCTCGTGCAGCACAGATCCGTCCTCTCTGAAACCCTACACCCCCTCCAATTTGGAGAATGGATCAACCGATCCAGTGATGATCCTCTGCCCAGCTCCTGGCCCTAACCCAAACAAGGACACCCATGTGGGAATGCTGCTCAAAGCTATGAAACATTCAACACCATCTTTCCACCGTGCTGGGCAACAGGTCTCTCTGATCACCATGCTGACGTAAAACCACATCATCAAGTTGATGAGCAGCTCAACGGCGGCGGGTCCCATCACGCTAAATGATGAAACACTCCGtagagaggaggtggagcaaCTGGCGACAACTTCTCCCTCAACATGGGGATGATGTGGGGAAATGATTATCCACTTCAGAAAAGGTCGCAGTGAGCACCCCCTGTTGACCATTAATCGAAATGCTTCAGAGAGAGTTGGGTGGTGCACAATAAAGACAACCtgacctggaccaggaccacCAACACGCCAGGCCCAGCAATACCAACACTTTCTGCCGAGACTGAAGAAGGCAAACGCCACATGACCTCATTCCACAGAGGCACCACGGAGGGAGTTTTTGAAAGGGTATCACTACCTCATAAAGGAGGCGCAAAGAATGCAGGTCCCCACACAGGACAGTGAACAAGGCGGAGAGGATCGCAGGTGTCCCTCTCCCCACCCAGGCCGACATCTACAAATCCTGGTGTGTCCAATAATGACTGACTCCTCACTCGATCTCTTTGTGCTCCAGATATCTGGTGGGAGGTCCCAGAGCATGAATGATGTATTCATCACTTGTGTCACACAGCGATATTAAATGTGTCGACGCATTTAATCACCAGACTGTGTTTAATCATATCCCATGGAAACAGTTGACCGAAAATCTTCGATCGGAATGATTTCAAACACTTTTGCGCACGTCAAGATGTTTCTGAGAACATCTGCATTTTTCTCAaaggtgaagccaaaacatctggaccTCCCTCTGGtggcagatgggacatgtaccaaactaaaaaatacatttatacaaaTTTCTTCTCAAAGATGCTTTCTTGACAAAGATGTAATTTGAGGTCAATCTTATCACATGGATCTGTGCTTGAGTGTTTATTCTTCCAGTAAGTTTGGTTTCAATTATTTACAGTTGAACTGTCCTGATTGGCAGCGGAGACCCGTGATTGGTCGAGCACGCTCATCAGAGCGATCGCAACACCACGGCTCCAAACTCGGTCACTAATGCGGCTCCTTATGACAATAAAAGCCCAAGATGGCAGCTCCAGCATCccagatattttggcttcattttctacaacgggaggaagtggagatatGCGTCATCTGTCTTTATGTACGATCTGCAGTCACAACCCTTTTTATATTCAAAGCTCAAAGAGCAGTCATAGCAAGGCTAGATAAACATGTTTAGAGCTTAGGGATATGTTACCGTTCTTCACGGAGTAACTGAGTTACAAACATCTGTTACCACCAggttatgtatgtgtgtgtccagctCAACCCCTCTggatggggggggtagtatGGGTATGGGTCTGTGGGGAATGTGAGGAATGTGAGAGCAGACTTCTTGGGGTCCACAAGGTCACTACCCCGACAGTGGTTACACTTAGCAGTCCAGACAGACATTATGGACGGAGAGACAGcctcagagacaaagacatgTTGTCAGTGTCTTCAGTTGTGTCTTCTGTCAGTGGAGGTTGGACCGTGGACGCTGTGGTAACGCACAGCACGGAAAAGGTGGCAATAACCAAAGTGTTGGGCAGAGCAGATCTTCTTGGCATATGCATTCATTCTGGCTGATGAAGTAGTAGTTTCTCCTAGAAATGATACGCAACAGAAATTCTACTCTACGTGTTGTTTAAAACTGAACGTCTCCCTGCGAACCTTCACCAGAGAGCTCCTGTTGGATAAACCACTGACAAGGGGTCACAGTCTTGCGCTTAAATATATGGTACAAGTATTTATAGCTAAAAAATACTATCATTTAGGAAGATATGGGAAGGATTATCTTTTAATGAATATGGACAAACGTGATTTTAAACTTTACACTGATACTACCACCTTAGTAAAGTTGACGCAATATAAAAGAGTTGCAGTTCGTTGGCTATTGCAACACGAGTCATTTTATATGATCAATAAATGTTACATGTTGCTTTTAATCTAAACCTTTGCAAaagaacacaaaatgaaaagtcttTGTTCTTCACCATGTCTGTGTACAATCTGGATCTGTGaagttattatattatactatataatATTATATGGAGTGAATGTTCTAAAGCACATGTGAAAATCCCCTTTAAAAGTTGAATGGTTCATGGTTGTAAGACTTGATGAGAATGTTACTTGGGAGCGTTTCTCCAGAtgataggtcaaaggtcaccacaaataaaaacatggtcCAGAATATCTCTGCAAATAATAGAGACTGTCCAAAGCTTGTATTGATCAAAAAATGTGATGTTACACGTGACGTCATGAAGaagtgacaaagaaaatgatGTCAGGCATACCTAAAGAATTGTTTTAGGACATCTCTGCATCCTATGGGAATATAGACACGACCTAAATctcatgtgtatatatatatatatatatataattatttatcatGATCAATCATCATGACgtcactatgaagtcagaaaTAGACATTATTTAAACCTTGTTTATATTCAACAATGATTTGTCATCATATGGTATAAATGATGCCATGATGATTTCTCTACATCCTTAATATAACTTAATATTTGAGTATTGTTTCAAGAACCTTTGGAGCGCTTCAACTAAAACCTCCACGCGTGAGTGTATTAAATCCTTCCTGCTACAGAATCCTCTGTTCTTTTCCCTCGCTGCTTTCTGACCAACTGTCATTTGCACATCCTGCTTTTGTCTCGTTTCCTCCCGTCTCACTGCTGCTCCCCCACAGCCTTGATTATGTCCGTCTtactttcctctcttctttccctaTTCCTGTGTTTCAATCCCTCACGGTCATGTGATTAGCTTCCTCCCTGTCCCTATTGTTCTTTCGGTGATTTCACTTTCCCCTTTCTGAGGATACAGCCCCTCTCCTTATCAGCAGGGTACAGCGTGGAAATGGCCCCCCAACTTTAAAGTCCAGAGCACCCACATTGCCCTGGACTATCGGCTCCATCACAGGACTGGACGAGGCACGACCGAGGCTGCACCGGAAGAAGATCAGCTCATCTGTGAAGCTGCTGGTGTCCTTCTGCCGCTGGTCCGTTGGAAGGACAGCAGAGGTCCTCAGACTGAGATAACAATCAGAAGCCACACTCTTTCTACTGTTCTATTCAGGAGTCATTCAGATAGGCTGCTATTCACAGGGCCAAAGTCCTCATTTAATCAAGTTTCTGCATTCATGTCCGTTTGTGCCTTTCCTGATGCTctttaatacattttggaatctttttttttttaagaaaaaaagacctcACTATATAACATATGTAATAATGAGAATTAATAGAAttacgaaagaaaaaaaagtctcaaatcaaacctttttttccccccaaatgctttttttccacGTGACCCAGTCCTCTGTCCGTAGAAATGAAAACCTGGCCTGTTTTagatattttgtcatttcaataATGAGTAAATATAACTCATTACCTTGAAGTTCCCTGCTAAACCCACACAATGTCGCTCCATCCACTGAAGGCCACGAGAGTAAAAGCTCCAGAGATCATATATCTACggaaaagtaaagcaaaaaaaaaaactgtttctgcatattttattcatccaaCAACTGTTTTAATACAAGCTGTGGAAGATTGAAAATATTTCCTGAAGCAAAGGAGTAGAGAAGGAACAAATACAGGAAGTGACCTAACGACCGCAGCACATTATTTTTCCACAATAAGATTCTGTCAAAGTGTCTCGGCTGTGTTTCACTGTGCTGCGTCACTACTGACAGCAGCACTTGCATAGGTGACATCATTAAATCAAACACCACTccaatatatacatacatacacacacactgtatatatatacgcacacaTGTGTAACGTATGTGTGTCTACAACACAGCACTTCATCCATGTTTAAATTGGCAGACCGAATGCTGTTTCCCACACCGGGGAGGTTAAAGGGAGAAAATTCTGGTATTTGTCAAAGTGGATGTCTTTTGTCCATGGTCGGTAGTTCCTGACATTTTCACCGCCTCGTTCATAGGCAGTTGGGAAATATTCCAGCAAGAACACAAAAAGCAAAGGCTCATAGGGGTCGTCCCTTTGAACTCCCCGCAGCTCCTGAGGCAGCCTCGCCCTGCTCCCCTCACGACCACGACAGAGTCAAACCCAGGTTGACAAATACTGAACGTTCCTTTTAAGGCAGTTTACGCAGTGTCTTGCACGTTGCACACTTCAAAATGGCtgttttgggaaacatgcaCTTTCAGATTACTTGGAGCTTTTGGTCCGTGTCTGGGGACCTCCTGCACTCTCGTTACTTTGTGAACTATTTTAATGCTGAGTGAACTTTTGGACTCTCCCTACACAGGCACAGTCACCGGGCCGGTGTGTCGCTCAGAGCTCCGTCTTCCTGTCGCTCACTGAGCCGCCAGCAGCTCCGCCCTCGGCCGCGTCTTTGGGCTGGAAGGCCAGTGAGGCCGAGTTAATGCAGTAGCGCTTCCCGGTGGGTCTTGGTCCATCATCGAACAGGTGTCCCAGATGGGCTCCGCACTGAAACGCAATAGGAAAGATTGTACATGTTCTACATCATCAGCATGTGACTTTGATATGACATGGCACTTTGGCAAGTGGGGGGTGCCCTCATAGGTGAGTTGAGTTTGACATGGAAGAAATTACACACTTTACATAAACGCTGTTATAGGCATTAGAGTTACAGGCATAGTCACAGTTTGGGACCTGAGAGGTGGTCTCCGTGGCCACATGCCCCCCACGCCTTAAGGAAGAATGTGTTATAGAATGTTCTTATTGCAAATATTAGTTTGATAGAGTGCAACTATGCCTCAGGTTCATTGTGCATGAAGACATCCGGAGGAGGCCAAGAGCGCATTCTTTAATGCATTagcccttttttattttcaaaccgCCAACTTAGCTGTCAGGAATTTTTTATGCCACACTCCCCATACAGTTGGTGTGCGACGCCGTGTCTACAGTGTACCTGGCTGCAGGTGGTCTCCACTCGGTGTATCCCGTAGGAGTAGTCATCCGTCAGAGTCACAGACTCGTCCTTCACCAGGTCAAAGAAGGAGGGCCAACCTGCAGACATGGCGGCATCGCGTTAGGAGACGTGGCAGCACAGAGGGATCGTGACATACAGCATTATTcatactgataataataataatctgatgtGTGACCAGAGTTAGATCATGTGAAGCCACTGCAGGTTGGAGACGATATGTCAATCCACTGTCCCTTGTGTAAATATATCTTTTAATTTGAGGTGATAAGATGACTGGATTGATGTTTCTGTCCTTCGgctgaaaggagagaaacaacaaGGCTGAAACATTCATAATGACACATGATGCCACTGAGGCCTGCCGACCCAGGAAGTACAGGAGCCATAAATACTGTTAACAAGGACACACTGCAGACGTCTGGTCGTCAGCGGTCAATGAAACTGACGAGACTTCAACCCGTCGCGTCCACCGGATGCAGCTGCACTGAGGCTCCGTCTCGTCTTTGCTTTTCAACAGTGAGGCATCTTGCAGCAAATTCTAGTGTTCTAGAACTCTTGTGCCaacttgttttttgtcaacagcagactgaaaactcatttACTGTAAGATTAATATAGTGACTAATACTCTGTGGCTGTACTTGAACAGTTTTGAAAAAGAGCATGGCGTCTCATCTTGAGTTTGTCTCTGTGCTTCATGAATTTGATCTGAGGGAAAAACCCCAGCAAGGTCCTGCTTCATAGACTGAAGATGTGTCGAGGAAAGGTCGTTTTTTCTGAATGTACATAGAGATAAAGTTAATAATTACAGGACAATGATTAGCAAACACCGGCATTTCTACACTGCACAATCGAAAAATGTCAGGCTTCAGAAACTGAATTGTTCCTGCAAAATGAGACCCAGCTTTAAAGacggaagagaggagaaaagagctgCAGTGTTTCAACTCACCTGATCCGGAGTCAAATTTAGTGTTTGAGCtgtaaaaggaaacacaaatgaagTTAATTCAATTCTGTAAAAAGTTCTGTAGACTGTAGTGAAGGactaaagcaacacacacacacacacacacagcagcagctctcaccTGAACAGCGGGGTGCCACAGACCACACACTTGTACGTCCCCTCATCTTTAAGAAGTGTGAGCTCACCAGTGAACGCACTGAACGAAAAGACTCAACATGATGAACaggattttatttgaaaatgaaataaatatactgtatattaacaggacatgcacatacagtatatacatacacacatatatatatatgcatgtatacatgtgtgtatgtccaTATGTAGATATCTGAGTGTTTTTATACAtgtactcgtgtgtgtgtgtgtatatatatatatatatatacatacacactgtaTCTGTGATATGtaccaaacacaacacaaacacgtatatatatataaacagtgtTTACATGAACACAATCATATATACACAAGTATACATGtgtctagggctgcaactaaccattgttttcataatcaattaatctgtcaattattttcctgattaatcgattagttgtttggtccctGAAATGTGGtataattgtgaaaaatgttgattgtgtttcccaaactccaacatgaagttttgttttgtccacacaccaaagacatacagtttactgtcacagagg
The sequence above is a segment of the Scophthalmus maximus strain ysfricsl-2021 chromosome 2, ASM2237912v1, whole genome shotgun sequence genome. Coding sequences within it:
- the msrb3 gene encoding methionine-R-sulfoxide reductase B3 isoform X3, producing MSGFNLLHLITKSQPVTLRSCSLPSGARRTKKTWPVSFSQEELKKRLTPTQFHVTQERGTESAFTGELTLLKDEGTYKCVVCGTPLFSSNTKFDSGSGWPSFFDLVKDESVTLTDDYSYGIHRVETTCSQCGAHLGHLFDDGPRPTGKRYCINSASLAFQPKDAAEGGAAGGSVSDRKTEL
- the msrb3 gene encoding methionine-R-sulfoxide reductase B3 isoform X1 codes for the protein MCRRDAVSRLSSLGALPFLLLLLLLLPPPPPLLAGARRTKKTWPVSFSQEELKKRLTPTQFHVTQERGTESAFTGELTLLKDEGTYKCVVCGTPLFSSNTKFDSGSGWPSFFDLVKDESVTLTDDYSYGIHRVETTCSQCGAHLGHLFDDGPRPTGKRYCINSASLAFQPKDAAEGGAAGGSVSDRKTEL
- the msrb3 gene encoding methionine-R-sulfoxide reductase B3 isoform X4, whose amino-acid sequence is MCSVFPGARRTKKTWPVSFSQEELKKRLTPTQFHVTQERGTESAFTGELTLLKDEGTYKCVVCGTPLFSSNTKFDSGSGWPSFFDLVKDESVTLTDDYSYGIHRVETTCSQCGAHLGHLFDDGPRPTGKRYCINSASLAFQPKDAAEGGAAGGSVSDRKTEL
- the msrb3 gene encoding methionine-R-sulfoxide reductase B3 isoform X2: MEVLLRRGLATALRRAVGGSVCRPALRAAPLGARRTKKTWPVSFSQEELKKRLTPTQFHVTQERGTESAFTGELTLLKDEGTYKCVVCGTPLFSSNTKFDSGSGWPSFFDLVKDESVTLTDDYSYGIHRVETTCSQCGAHLGHLFDDGPRPTGKRYCINSASLAFQPKDAAEGGAAGGSVSDRKTEL